One Actinomadura viridis genomic region harbors:
- a CDS encoding ABC transporter substrate-binding protein codes for MTSTLRGTPLGRRGFLRLAGGAAAVTALPAGLAACGGSSGGAGGTLRLVGVADQQKPLDLLTKDYTKAKFTTSYAPTDQVQTSVRTQLGAGSAPDLHVVYPGNGSAMSMAQIAQAGLLADLSDQAWTKKIPENFKPAFQHQGKTFMYSAGASVIGAIYNKKVFQEAGVEPPKTWGEFLEVCDKIKKKGKVPIALGAQTQWVTQLITYALVPSTVYAKNPQFDGQMQAGTASFAQSGWADAFTMYLDLQKRGFFNDNPNGTTFEQQTSMVATGKAAMAIQVSAVLPDFRKAAASPDDLGMFPVPGAEKEADVWIPAGVVVGLGASARGKNRDAAKAFIDHLGQQQNVNRWAEAVACVPLFRDGTSKIDPVLNDFLPYMEGNKAVPFMDQAWPNAEIQPAHFAVVQELLGGKTTIPQALAKLDETYRKK; via the coding sequence ATGACATCGACGTTGCGCGGAACGCCGCTCGGCCGCCGCGGATTTCTCCGGCTGGCCGGCGGGGCCGCGGCCGTGACCGCGCTGCCCGCGGGCCTGGCGGCCTGCGGCGGCTCGTCCGGCGGCGCGGGCGGGACCCTCCGGCTGGTCGGCGTGGCCGACCAGCAGAAGCCGCTGGACCTGCTGACCAAGGACTACACCAAGGCGAAGTTCACCACCTCGTACGCGCCCACCGACCAGGTGCAGACCTCGGTGCGGACGCAGCTCGGCGCGGGCAGCGCGCCCGACCTCCACGTGGTCTACCCCGGCAACGGCAGCGCGATGAGCATGGCGCAGATCGCCCAGGCCGGGCTGCTGGCCGACCTGTCCGACCAGGCGTGGACCAAGAAGATCCCGGAGAACTTCAAGCCCGCGTTCCAGCACCAGGGCAAGACCTTCATGTACTCGGCCGGCGCCAGCGTGATCGGCGCCATCTACAACAAGAAGGTCTTCCAGGAGGCCGGGGTGGAGCCGCCCAAGACCTGGGGCGAGTTCCTGGAGGTCTGCGACAAGATCAAGAAGAAGGGGAAGGTCCCGATCGCGCTGGGCGCCCAGACGCAGTGGGTCACCCAGCTCATCACCTACGCGCTCGTCCCGTCCACGGTGTACGCCAAGAACCCGCAGTTCGACGGCCAGATGCAGGCGGGGACGGCGAGCTTCGCGCAGTCGGGCTGGGCGGACGCCTTCACCATGTACCTCGACCTGCAGAAGCGCGGGTTCTTCAACGACAACCCCAACGGGACGACCTTCGAGCAGCAGACCTCCATGGTCGCCACCGGCAAGGCCGCCATGGCGATCCAGGTCTCGGCGGTGCTGCCGGACTTCCGCAAGGCCGCCGCGAGCCCCGACGACCTGGGGATGTTCCCCGTCCCGGGCGCCGAGAAGGAGGCCGACGTCTGGATCCCGGCGGGCGTGGTCGTGGGCCTGGGCGCCAGCGCGCGCGGCAAGAACCGCGACGCCGCCAAGGCGTTCATCGACCACCTCGGGCAGCAGCAGAACGTCAACCGCTGGGCCGAGGCGGTCGCCTGCGTCCCGCTCTTCCGGGACGGCACCTCCAAGATCGACCCCGTGCTGAACGACTTCCTGCCCTACATGGAGGGGAACAAGGCGGTGCCGTTCATGGACCAGGCGTGGCCCAACGCCGAGATCCAGCCCGCCCACTTCGCGGTGGTCCAGGAGCTGCTGGGCGGCAAGACCACCATCCCGCAGGCGCTGGCCAAGCTCGACGAGACGTACCGGAAGAAGTAG
- a CDS encoding carbohydrate ABC transporter permease has translation MASTLRRTPAEPAVRPASAGRRRRRGGFLSPPWWFAAPALAVYALVVLYPSLSGVLYAFTDWNGLGERSFVGLDNFGKLWGDDAARGSLVNTLLLTVAIVLVQNGVGLLLALGVHAKIKSRTVLRVVFFAPAVVSPVMVAFLWKYVYNPAPDAGLNAVLGAVGLGGLRQDWLGDPSLALWSVAGMVIWQFAGYSMVIFLAGLEGVPVELHEAAMIDGAGRFQRFRHVTWPLLAPAVTINVMLSTIGGLKLFDQVYAATNGGPGHASETLSTVLYKQAFVFGNYGYSTAIALVLALFVAAVSLVQIYYLRGREVTS, from the coding sequence GTGGCCTCGACCCTCCGCCGTACCCCGGCCGAGCCGGCGGTCCGGCCCGCTTCCGCGGGCCGCCGCCGGCGGCGGGGCGGTTTCCTGTCCCCGCCATGGTGGTTCGCGGCACCGGCCCTGGCCGTGTACGCCCTGGTGGTGCTCTATCCCAGCCTGAGCGGCGTGCTCTACGCGTTCACCGACTGGAACGGCCTCGGCGAGCGGTCCTTCGTCGGCCTGGACAACTTCGGCAAGCTGTGGGGCGACGACGCCGCCCGCGGCTCGCTGGTCAACACGCTGCTGCTGACCGTGGCGATCGTCCTGGTGCAGAACGGCGTCGGCCTGCTGCTGGCGCTCGGCGTCCACGCGAAGATCAAGTCCCGGACCGTGCTGCGCGTGGTGTTCTTCGCCCCCGCCGTGGTCAGCCCGGTGATGGTGGCGTTCCTGTGGAAGTACGTCTACAACCCCGCGCCGGACGCCGGGCTCAACGCCGTCCTCGGCGCGGTGGGCCTCGGCGGGCTGCGCCAGGACTGGCTCGGCGACCCCTCGCTGGCGCTGTGGTCGGTGGCCGGGATGGTGATCTGGCAGTTCGCCGGCTACTCCATGGTCATCTTCCTGGCCGGCCTGGAGGGCGTGCCCGTCGAGCTGCACGAGGCCGCGATGATCGACGGCGCCGGGCGGTTCCAGCGCTTCCGGCACGTGACCTGGCCCCTGCTGGCGCCCGCGGTGACCATCAACGTGATGCTGTCCACCATCGGCGGGCTCAAGCTGTTCGACCAGGTGTACGCGGCCACCAACGGCGGCCCCGGCCACGCCAGCGAGACGCTGTCCACGGTGCTGTACAAGCAGGCGTTCGTCTTCGGCAACTACGGCTACAGCACGGCGATCGCCCTGGTGCTCGCCCTGTTCGTGGCCGCCGTGTCGCTGGTCCAGATCTACTACCTCCGCGGCAGAGAGGTCACTTCGTGA
- a CDS encoding carbohydrate ABC transporter permease has translation MSLRYGFRTFLLEIAMIGVAVAFLFPVYALITLSLKDKRGIAEAPLSPPLPPHAGNFSDAWQRASLGSALLNSTVITVASLLVLIAIGSFAAYFLARQATRLGFGLYVLFLLGIVLPFQLGMIPLFKMVDTAGLLGTYQGMVVFYTGIQLPFTIFLYTGFIRALPGDYANAALIDGAGHLRAFTQVVFPLLRPITGTVLILNAVFIWNDFFTPLLYLGGSPRETVPVRIFAFVGQYVSDYGLVFAGLVLAALPILVVFLVLQRYVIKGFASGLKG, from the coding sequence GTGAGCCTCAGATACGGCTTCCGTACGTTCCTGCTGGAGATCGCGATGATCGGCGTGGCCGTCGCGTTCCTCTTCCCGGTGTACGCGCTGATCACGCTGTCGCTGAAGGACAAGCGGGGGATCGCCGAGGCGCCGCTGTCGCCGCCGCTGCCGCCGCACGCGGGCAACTTCTCCGACGCCTGGCAGCGGGCCTCGCTGGGGTCGGCGCTGCTCAACAGCACCGTCATCACCGTGGCCAGCCTGCTGGTGCTGATCGCGATCGGGTCGTTCGCCGCCTACTTCCTGGCCCGCCAGGCGACCCGGCTGGGGTTCGGGCTGTACGTGCTGTTCCTGCTCGGCATCGTGCTGCCGTTCCAGCTCGGCATGATCCCGCTGTTCAAGATGGTCGACACGGCGGGGCTGCTCGGCACCTACCAGGGGATGGTGGTGTTCTACACGGGCATCCAGCTGCCGTTCACGATCTTCCTGTACACCGGGTTCATCCGGGCGCTGCCGGGCGACTACGCCAACGCCGCGCTCATCGACGGCGCCGGGCACCTGCGCGCGTTCACCCAGGTGGTGTTCCCGCTGCTGCGCCCGATCACCGGCACGGTGCTGATCCTCAACGCCGTGTTCATCTGGAACGACTTCTTCACCCCGCTGCTGTACCTGGGCGGGTCGCCGCGGGAGACGGTGCCGGTGCGGATCTTCGCGTTCGTGGGCCAGTACGTCTCGGACTACGGCCTGGTGTTCGCCGGGCTGGTGCTGGCCGCCCTGCCGATCCTGGTGGTGTTCCTGGTGCTGCAACGCTATGTCATCAAGGGCTTCGCGAGCGGGCTCAAGGGATGA
- a CDS encoding glycosyl hydrolase: MIPPRLRAVLEAPFGHRNGAFSPAPIWWWSGERLDRRRLRDQLERFAAGGVYNLVVLNLAPSGPMFGSDADEPAFFSDAWWELLDQVCEDAAGLGVSLWFYDQLGFSGADLQARLVREVPEYAGRWLEPDGRTTARGFDYLSAEACGTLLDRVHGEFARRLGHRLGTVIVGSFQDELPALPTWTERFAEEFERRRGYDLTPRLDALWKGGDGVHEIRRDYHLTRAELAEEAFFRPLAEWHAERGLVHGCDQQDPARAGLPVDGVRLYADYARTHRWFGAPGSDHHGDARVHSSLAHLYGRDRTWIEAFHSSGWGGTLEETFDWLLPWLRAGATLYNPHAVYYTTKSGWWEWAPPSTDWRQPYWAHHRVFAEAVTRLCAALSLGRHVCDVAVLSPTATAQAGTGLDGVDPDAVRAQEVYRSLVGDMAWFRMVPGALDRLGIDADVVDDDSVARARVAGGRLDVADESYRTVLLPACTVLEGATARRLTELAEDGGRVIAIGTPPRTGVGDPEAGAAVARLAELVETVPDTAALGPPLEDDRRVDAPVPALVREVDGTTLVFLTASPSMASRVSVERPDERGADLGWLDVTYDFDPGRYLRDMRVRVRGVSGPAFVAGPFGGGVRRLPSTVAEDGAAVEVVVPFDDGPAALLLFPGADAGGGQESPAVPEPEPSTAIDLGPSWEMEPVPTLDNSWGDFARPAGAPVPLERWALRHRAGDGDDGAWDTVHATFGPHGLWSADGRTWYRAVYSDSRGIRKDAVHRAFLGPKGHVPEEFLDFGQAPKGRRVVFRTRLTVPAPGGYPAVGAGAAKTLLVDGVPVDIEDHGHLAVARAPLAPGEYDLQVRLVPDEDVWLRAHVAVVTDPGAYRRPEWITVPGPSRPGARITVTAALPAGAPALLQVASPSPCRVLVNGVEAGRQGGFDPYAEQQEPRAGRYDLTDLLAGAGDGGAELELVLTEAEAPPLLLVDGPVVSGHGPAWRATRDGEPVPIVARRAQHGDPAALHLRRRPHPLPGARWLDDAEPGGEGVVLPARLAVPGDGPRVEWLRFTVPPGARRMAFAVHGEVTDVLVDGAPLPADGVSGAFDLALPAAGDRPGTRTATLRVRTRPGHTGGAILKGPVRFTAGPGTITLGDWEDAGLAGYSGGVRYRRRVDLPAGLAPGLAARTATLDLGRVRGTVEVTVNGTPCGVRVCAPYRFGLGSALRHGPNEIEVVVYGTLAPHLDETSPTHFVFGGQRVSGLLGPVLLRLSDPGPGDTG; the protein is encoded by the coding sequence ATGATCCCCCCGAGGCTCCGGGCGGTGCTGGAGGCGCCGTTCGGTCACCGGAACGGGGCGTTCTCCCCGGCGCCGATCTGGTGGTGGAGCGGCGAGCGGCTGGACCGGCGGCGGCTGCGCGACCAGCTGGAACGGTTCGCCGCCGGCGGCGTGTACAACCTGGTCGTGCTGAACCTGGCGCCCTCCGGCCCGATGTTCGGGTCGGACGCCGACGAGCCCGCGTTCTTCAGCGACGCCTGGTGGGAGCTGCTCGACCAGGTGTGCGAGGACGCCGCCGGGCTCGGGGTCTCGCTGTGGTTCTACGACCAGCTCGGGTTCTCCGGAGCCGACCTTCAGGCGCGCCTCGTCCGGGAGGTGCCGGAGTACGCGGGGCGGTGGCTGGAGCCGGACGGCCGGACCACCGCGCGCGGCTTCGACTACCTCTCGGCCGAGGCGTGCGGCACCCTGCTCGACCGCGTGCACGGCGAGTTCGCGCGGCGGCTCGGGCACCGCCTCGGCACGGTGATCGTGGGGTCGTTCCAGGACGAGCTGCCCGCGCTGCCCACCTGGACGGAACGGTTCGCCGAGGAGTTCGAGCGGCGCCGCGGCTACGACCTGACCCCGCGCCTGGACGCGCTGTGGAAGGGCGGCGACGGGGTCCACGAGATCCGCCGCGACTACCACCTCACCCGGGCGGAGCTGGCCGAGGAGGCGTTCTTCCGGCCGCTGGCGGAGTGGCACGCCGAGCGCGGTCTCGTGCACGGCTGCGACCAGCAGGACCCGGCCCGCGCCGGCCTTCCCGTCGACGGCGTGCGGCTCTACGCCGACTACGCCCGTACGCACCGCTGGTTCGGCGCGCCCGGCTCCGACCACCACGGCGACGCCCGCGTCCACTCGTCCCTCGCGCACCTGTACGGGCGGGACCGCACGTGGATCGAGGCGTTCCACTCCAGCGGGTGGGGCGGCACCCTGGAGGAGACCTTCGACTGGCTGCTGCCCTGGCTGCGGGCGGGCGCCACCCTCTACAACCCGCACGCCGTCTACTACACGACCAAGTCGGGCTGGTGGGAGTGGGCGCCGCCGTCCACCGACTGGCGCCAGCCGTACTGGGCGCATCACCGCGTCTTCGCCGAGGCCGTCACCCGGCTCTGCGCGGCGCTGTCGCTGGGACGGCACGTGTGCGACGTCGCCGTCCTGTCCCCGACGGCGACCGCGCAGGCCGGGACCGGGCTGGACGGGGTGGACCCCGACGCCGTCCGCGCCCAGGAGGTGTACCGGTCCCTGGTCGGCGACATGGCCTGGTTCCGGATGGTCCCCGGGGCGCTCGACCGGCTGGGGATCGACGCCGACGTCGTCGACGACGACTCGGTGGCCCGCGCCCGGGTCGCCGGGGGCCGGCTGGACGTCGCGGACGAGTCGTACCGCACCGTCCTGCTGCCCGCCTGCACCGTCCTGGAGGGCGCGACGGCGCGGCGGCTCACCGAGCTGGCCGAGGACGGCGGCCGGGTCATCGCGATCGGGACGCCGCCCCGGACCGGCGTCGGCGATCCGGAGGCGGGCGCGGCCGTGGCGCGGCTGGCGGAGCTGGTGGAGACCGTTCCCGACACCGCCGCGCTGGGCCCGCCGCTGGAGGACGACCGCCGGGTGGACGCCCCCGTGCCCGCGCTCGTCCGCGAGGTGGACGGGACGACGCTGGTGTTCCTGACGGCCTCGCCCTCGATGGCGAGCCGCGTGTCGGTGGAGCGCCCCGACGAGCGCGGCGCCGACCTCGGCTGGCTCGACGTGACCTACGACTTCGACCCCGGCCGCTACCTGCGCGACATGCGCGTCCGCGTGCGGGGGGTGAGCGGCCCGGCGTTCGTCGCGGGGCCGTTCGGCGGCGGCGTGCGGCGGCTCCCGTCCACCGTGGCCGAGGACGGCGCGGCCGTGGAGGTGGTCGTCCCGTTCGACGACGGGCCCGCGGCCCTGCTGCTCTTCCCGGGGGCCGATGCGGGCGGCGGCCAGGAGTCGCCGGCCGTCCCCGAGCCGGAGCCGTCCACCGCGATCGACCTCGGCCCGTCCTGGGAGATGGAGCCGGTGCCGACGCTCGACAACTCCTGGGGCGACTTCGCCCGCCCGGCCGGCGCCCCCGTCCCCCTGGAACGCTGGGCGCTGCGGCACCGCGCGGGGGACGGCGACGACGGGGCATGGGACACCGTCCACGCCACCTTCGGGCCGCACGGACTGTGGTCCGCCGACGGGCGGACGTGGTACCGCGCCGTGTACTCCGACTCCCGCGGCATCCGCAAGGACGCCGTTCACCGGGCGTTCCTCGGGCCGAAGGGGCACGTGCCCGAGGAGTTCCTGGATTTCGGCCAGGCTCCAAAAGGACGGCGGGTCGTGTTCCGGACCCGCCTCACCGTGCCCGCCCCGGGCGGGTACCCGGCGGTGGGCGCCGGTGCCGCCAAGACCCTGCTGGTCGACGGCGTGCCGGTGGACATCGAGGACCACGGCCATCTGGCCGTGGCGAGGGCGCCGCTGGCGCCGGGGGAGTATGACCTGCAGGTGCGTCTCGTACCGGACGAGGACGTGTGGCTGCGCGCCCACGTCGCCGTCGTCACCGACCCCGGCGCCTACCGGAGGCCCGAGTGGATCACCGTGCCGGGGCCCTCGCGTCCCGGCGCCCGGATCACCGTCACCGCCGCGCTCCCGGCGGGAGCGCCCGCCCTCCTCCAGGTGGCCTCGCCCTCGCCGTGCCGGGTGCTGGTGAACGGTGTGGAGGCCGGCCGCCAGGGCGGCTTCGACCCCTACGCCGAGCAGCAGGAGCCCCGGGCCGGCCGTTACGACCTGACCGATCTCCTGGCGGGCGCGGGGGACGGGGGCGCGGAACTGGAACTCGTCCTCACCGAGGCCGAGGCGCCGCCCCTGCTCCTGGTGGACGGGCCGGTCGTCTCGGGGCACGGTCCCGCCTGGCGCGCCACCCGGGACGGGGAGCCCGTGCCGATCGTCGCGAGGCGCGCCCAGCACGGTGACCCAGCGGCCCTTCACCTGCGGCGCCGCCCGCACCCGCTGCCCGGCGCGCGCTGGCTCGACGACGCGGAGCCCGGCGGCGAGGGCGTGGTACTGCCGGCACGGCTCGCGGTGCCCGGGGACGGCCCCCGGGTCGAGTGGCTGCGCTTCACGGTGCCGCCCGGCGCGAGGCGCATGGCGTTCGCCGTGCACGGCGAGGTCACCGACGTCCTCGTGGACGGCGCGCCGCTGCCCGCGGACGGCGTCTCCGGCGCGTTCGACCTCGCGCTTCCCGCAGCCGGGGACCGTCCCGGGACGCGCACCGCGACGCTGCGCGTCCGCACCCGCCCCGGCCACACCGGAGGGGCGATCCTGAAGGGGCCGGTCCGCTTCACCGCCGGCCCCGGCACGATCACCCTCGGCGACTGGGAGGACGCCGGCCTCGCCGGCTACAGCGGAGGCGTCCGCTACCGCCGCCGGGTGGACCTCCCCGCCGGCCTCGCCCCGGGACTCGCCGCCCGTACCGCGACGCTCGACCTCGGCCGGGTCCGCGGCACCGTCGAGGTGACCGTCAACGGCACGCCGTGCGGCGTCCGCGTCTGCGCCCCCTACCGGTTCGGCCTCGGCTCCGCCCTGCGGCACGGCCCGAACGAGATCGAGGTCGTCGTGTACGGCACCCTCGCCCCCCACCTCGACGAGACCAGCCCCACCCACTTCGTGTTCGGAGGCCAGCGCGTCTCCGGACTCCTCGGCCCCGTCCTCCTGCGCCTGTCCGACCCCGGCCCGGGCGACACCGGCTGA
- a CDS encoding alkaline phosphatase D family protein, whose translation MTGSARPHALTVGRRQLLLAGGALGLGAAAAGFSPSRAWAQPRFQSDPFALGVASGDPWPDGAVLWTKIAPDPLAVDGLGGMPPRKVQVGWEVATDERFHKVVRRGGTFAVPELGHSVHVEVNGLEPAREYFYRFRVHGEFSPVGRTRTAPPPWARLRELNFAAVSCQAWFEGFYTAYRHLAEEDLAVVFHLGDYIYENPIDANGGVRKTPVAPELRPEPYDLTQYRLRHALHRYDPDIIAAHQAHPFVLVWDDHEIDDNWVGDIPKAGNTPDQDPAVWGRRKTAAFQAYYEYLPLRRPNKPSGTQAQLYRRLGYGRLADFHVLDTRQYRADQACGDRTSDCADRLLPGRTVLGPEQEAWLYEGLGTSRARWNIIPQQIPVTQVDTVPGPGRAFVMDFWDGYKPARDRLFDELVRRNVSNPVVLTGDMHRHMAADLTLDFDDPGSRTVGVEFVATSISTKMDGEDLDQGGRNLLDANEHIKFTSYQRGYLRCSLTEDACRADFRVLPYVTRPGAPVSTRTSFVTENGRPGLQSA comes from the coding sequence ATGACAGGTTCCGCACGCCCCCATGCCCTCACGGTCGGCAGACGGCAACTCCTGCTGGCCGGAGGCGCCCTCGGCCTCGGCGCCGCGGCGGCGGGGTTCTCCCCGAGCCGCGCCTGGGCGCAGCCGCGCTTCCAGTCCGACCCGTTCGCGCTCGGCGTCGCCTCCGGCGACCCCTGGCCGGACGGCGCCGTGCTCTGGACCAAGATCGCCCCCGACCCCCTCGCCGTGGACGGCCTGGGCGGCATGCCGCCGCGCAAGGTCCAGGTCGGCTGGGAGGTCGCCACCGACGAGCGCTTCCACAAGGTCGTGCGCCGGGGCGGCACCTTCGCCGTCCCCGAGCTGGGCCACTCCGTGCACGTCGAGGTGAACGGGCTGGAGCCCGCCCGCGAGTACTTCTACCGGTTCCGCGTCCACGGCGAGTTCAGCCCGGTCGGCCGTACCCGGACCGCCCCGCCCCCGTGGGCGCGGCTCCGCGAGCTGAACTTCGCCGCCGTGTCCTGCCAGGCATGGTTCGAGGGCTTCTACACCGCCTACCGGCACCTGGCCGAAGAGGACCTGGCGGTCGTCTTCCACCTCGGCGACTACATCTACGAGAACCCCATCGACGCCAACGGCGGCGTCCGCAAGACCCCCGTCGCCCCCGAACTGCGACCCGAGCCCTACGACCTCACCCAGTACCGGCTGCGGCACGCCCTGCACCGCTACGACCCCGACATCATCGCCGCCCACCAAGCGCACCCGTTCGTCCTCGTCTGGGACGACCACGAGATCGACGACAACTGGGTCGGCGACATCCCCAAGGCGGGCAACACCCCCGACCAGGACCCGGCCGTCTGGGGGCGGCGTAAGACCGCCGCGTTCCAGGCGTACTACGAGTACCTGCCGCTGCGCCGTCCCAACAAGCCCTCCGGGACGCAGGCACAGCTCTACCGCAGGCTGGGCTACGGAAGGCTCGCCGACTTCCACGTCCTCGACACCCGGCAGTACCGCGCCGACCAGGCGTGCGGCGACCGCACCAGCGACTGCGCCGACCGGCTCCTGCCCGGCCGCACCGTCCTCGGCCCCGAGCAGGAGGCGTGGCTGTACGAGGGCCTCGGCACGAGCAGGGCGCGCTGGAACATCATCCCGCAGCAGATCCCCGTCACCCAGGTCGACACCGTCCCCGGCCCCGGCAGGGCCTTCGTCATGGACTTCTGGGACGGCTACAAGCCCGCCCGCGACCGCCTCTTCGACGAACTCGTCAGGCGGAACGTGAGCAACCCCGTCGTCCTCACCGGCGACATGCACCGCCACATGGCCGCCGACCTCACCCTCGACTTCGACGACCCCGGATCCCGCACCGTCGGCGTCGAGTTCGTCGCCACCTCCATCTCCACGAAGATGGACGGCGAGGACCTCGACCAGGGCGGACGCAACCTGCTCGACGCCAACGAGCACATCAAGTTCACCAGCTACCAGCGCGGCTACCTGCGGTGCTCGCTCACCGAGGACGCCTGCCGCGCCGACTTCCGCGTGCTCCCCTACGTCACCCGTCCGGGCGCGCCCGTGAGCACCCGCACGAGCTTCGTCACCGAGAACGGCCGCCCGGGCCTGCAGAGCGCCTGA
- a CDS encoding alkaline phosphatase D family protein, producing the protein MSSHVRPVSRRRFLGYGGAGTAAVVLGTGALGASAAHAYTLKKEGLFTLGVASGDPSPDGFVLWTRLAPEPFAADGKAGMPDRRVRVEYEVARDEGFKKVVRRGAAVATPELGHSVHPEIAGLQPGHEYFYRFRAAGEISPHGRTRTMPAARSQPRELTFAFASCQAWQDGYYTAYDHIADEDLDLVVHLGDYLYEYELTNNNRRGVQVPPQFGTETFDLARYRLQYSLYKSEAPLQKAHALFPWIHTLDDHEVVNDWADDTVIAGRHPNPDPAEFARRKAAAFQAFYENLPLRRAQLPSGPDIRLHRRLPFGRLADFTMIDTRSHRDIQACSYGNGTGRTRDCDERLDASRTVLGDEQKSWLLDGFSTSEARWHILGNQMPMTETDWDPGPGKWLWVDPWDGYAAERNQLLAAAHERGVRNLVVISGDRHQNYAVDLKRDFDDPGSPTVASEFVGTSITSGGDGADIDATGQTFLAANAHMKFFNAQRGYVRVNVNRERWRSDFRVLPYVTRPGAPVSTRASFVVEDRRPGVQEA; encoded by the coding sequence ATGTCTTCGCATGTCCGCCCGGTGTCGCGACGCCGGTTCCTCGGGTACGGCGGGGCCGGCACGGCCGCCGTCGTGCTCGGCACCGGCGCCCTGGGAGCTTCCGCCGCCCACGCCTACACGCTCAAGAAGGAAGGGCTGTTCACGCTCGGGGTGGCCTCCGGCGACCCCTCGCCCGACGGCTTCGTGCTGTGGACGCGGCTGGCGCCCGAGCCGTTCGCCGCGGACGGCAAGGCGGGCATGCCCGACCGCCGCGTCCGCGTGGAGTACGAGGTCGCCCGCGACGAAGGGTTCAAGAAAGTGGTCCGGCGCGGCGCCGCCGTCGCCACGCCCGAGCTCGGCCACTCCGTGCACCCCGAGATCGCCGGGCTCCAGCCCGGCCACGAGTACTTCTACCGGTTCCGCGCGGCCGGCGAGATCTCGCCGCACGGCCGTACCCGCACCATGCCCGCCGCGCGGTCGCAGCCGCGCGAGCTCACCTTCGCGTTCGCGTCCTGCCAGGCGTGGCAGGACGGCTACTACACCGCCTACGACCACATCGCCGACGAGGACCTCGACCTGGTCGTCCACCTCGGCGACTACCTGTACGAGTACGAGCTCACCAACAACAACCGGCGCGGGGTGCAGGTGCCGCCGCAGTTCGGCACCGAGACCTTCGACCTGGCCCGGTACCGGCTCCAGTACTCCCTCTACAAGTCCGAGGCCCCGCTGCAGAAGGCGCACGCCCTCTTCCCGTGGATCCACACGCTCGACGACCACGAGGTGGTGAACGACTGGGCCGACGACACCGTCATCGCCGGCCGCCACCCCAACCCCGACCCGGCCGAGTTCGCCCGGCGCAAGGCGGCGGCGTTCCAGGCGTTCTACGAGAACCTGCCGCTGCGGCGCGCGCAGCTGCCCTCCGGCCCCGACATCCGGCTGCACCGCAGGCTGCCGTTCGGCCGGCTGGCCGACTTCACCATGATCGACACCCGGAGCCACCGGGACATCCAGGCGTGCTCGTACGGCAACGGCACCGGCCGGACCCGCGACTGCGACGAGCGCCTCGACGCCTCCCGCACCGTGCTCGGAGACGAGCAGAAGAGCTGGCTGCTGGACGGTTTCAGCACCTCCGAGGCGCGCTGGCACATCCTCGGCAACCAGATGCCGATGACCGAGACCGACTGGGACCCGGGACCCGGCAAGTGGCTGTGGGTGGACCCGTGGGACGGCTACGCGGCCGAGCGCAACCAGCTCCTGGCCGCCGCCCACGAGCGCGGGGTGCGCAACCTCGTCGTGATCAGCGGTGACCGGCACCAGAACTACGCCGTGGACCTCAAGCGCGACTTCGACGACCCCGGCTCGCCGACCGTGGCGTCGGAGTTCGTCGGCACCTCGATCACCAGCGGCGGCGACGGCGCCGACATCGACGCCACGGGGCAGACCTTCCTCGCCGCGAACGCGCACATGAAGTTCTTCAACGCGCAGCGCGGCTACGTCCGCGTCAACGTGAACCGGGAGCGGTGGCGCAGCGACTTCCGGGTCCTCCCGTACGTGACCAGGCCCGGAGCCCCGGTGTCCACCCGCGCCAGCTTCGTGGTCGAGGACCGCCGCCCGGGCGTCCAGGAAGCCTGA